The following nucleotide sequence is from Saimiri boliviensis isolate mSaiBol1 chromosome 6, mSaiBol1.pri, whole genome shotgun sequence.
TAATGCATGTAGCTTATTTATCTCAGTGCCTGGAGCAGAGAAAGTGTTTGTAAATGTCAGCATTGTTAAACACAGACTCCTGACTCAGTGTTGGCTCATAAGAAGTCCTTGTTGGAAGAcgttttctctcttccctccaggAAGCATGGGCACACCACAGGAGGTAGGACAATTATTTCCCACCTGCCTTCAGTCACTCATCTTGGACCAGTGGATGGAGACTGTTTCCGAGGCCCCTCCACCGCCCCAGGCCTCCTGCACCTCCCAACTCTCTGGCCCGTTGGATGAGCTCTGTCTTGCGCTGATTGTGAACTGTGTCTGGTCCTCATTTTTCTGCCTCAAAAGGAGCTGTGTCTTTGTAATCCCAGAAAGGCTGTGACAGCAGTTACTCCCCATTCCCAGGGGCCAGATTATTCCAGGTCATATCAAGGCCAGGGGCTGCTGGACAGGGCAACCATGGTTCTGGAAAGATCCAGTCTTGTGAACAGAGGTGATCGGCAGAGGCTCACCCAGGCACAAGCCTCAGAAATGAGATGTGTTCTGATGGCCTTTCTCCCCATCTGGCAGCCAGGGCCCCCAACCAGCATCAATGAAGGCAGAAGCCACAGTTACCCCCAGCTCCGGTGCTTGGGGGCTCCCATCCTGGCAAGTcctcagctcagcccagccctgggAGACAAATCTATCCCAGAACATGACCCAGCCCAGGATCCTGGCTGCACGCCAGCACAAGGAGTCCCAGCAGAGGAGCGGCCTTCTCAAGGAGCTGGGGGTGAGCATCCACTTCCCAGGGTCCCGGCgatgggaggaagaggaaagcGAGATACAGGTATTGGGAGGATGCTGGGGGCCCTAAgtggagaaagggaaatgaaaaagaCTCCAGCTTTCTTGCTTAACATTCATCTGAACTGGAAAAGGCCCTGAGCATTGGAGAGAATCTGCCCACACCTACTGCCTTGTGAGGTTCAGACAGGGCCCCGTCCTGGGGAGAATGGCAGGAAAGGGCTGCCAGCTCCAGCATAGACAGCTCCTACTCCTGGGGCAGCCTTAGCTCTCCCTGCAGCAAATCCTGGGGAGCGGTCTCTTCCTAGAGATCCTGCTCTCCCTCCGGGATCCCTAAGAGGACGGACGGAGTCAGCGCAGCCAGTAGGTCCAGGGTACCTGTGGCCTCCTCTAGAGCCGGTCACCAATGCCTTTACCCCAGCCACTCTCTGTTCCCCACCCAGGCCTTCCACATCGCCATCGCTCTGCTGCACGTGGCCTTTGGGGGCTACCTGGCCTCTAGAGTCAAGAGCCTCCACCTGGTGGTGCTGAAGTCTTGGTATCCATTCTGGGGGGCTGCCTCTGTGAGTAGAAGGCAAAACACAGACCGGGTATGGGAGTCTGCAGGGCAGGCCTGGGAGGCCCTGGTGTTTGGGACAGGATGCAGGCTGGGATAGAGAGAGCTAACAGGGTGTGGTGGAAGCCAGGCCCTTTCTCCAGTGTTCCcatctctccttcttttcttgtaGTCACCCTGGAAATAGCTCCTTCCAGGGAGCCCCTGTCAATTCTGAGTCCCAGGAGAGCACTCGCAGACTATCTACTCTCCCATACTTGCATGTGTGCATTTGGCAAAGATGGGGGTGAGCATGACCCAGGGACAGCTTCCTTCTTCCCTGGCCTTCGGAGCAGCCAGGCTGCCTCTGGATCCAGCGGCAGGTGCCCTGTTAGGGTTAAGCCATGAAAACACCCAGGGCGTAAGGCGTGGTTCCCATCCTCCCAAGGCCATCAGCCAGGATGGGAGATGACACTGGACCAGTATATGCCTCATTCCCAGAAGCCCTACATTCCTTCTGGCCTCCAGGGAGCCCATCCCATTCCTGACTCTCTGGTGCAGTCCTGCCTATGCACTAAATCCCAGCTCCACAGCACTGTCCCGGGCAAGTATCCCAATCCCCTTTTCACATCAGTCCTCTGTGCCCACCCCGCACGGGGTCAGGCTTTCATTGCACAGTGATAGAACTTTCCACCATGCAGTGTTTATTCACCCTGTGCTTCCGGGgactagcacatagtaagtgctcagtgaacATTGGAAAGAATGATTGCAGAGGTATTCCCAGAGACCTTGGGCAAAAGAGCTCATGTCCTCCCAACTGCAGGgctcaggaaaagagaaagggtcGGGGTAGAGAAAATAGTGCCACTGACACCAGAGGGATGTTCTGGGTTTGTAAAATGAGGGAAGCAAAAGGGGCCAGGAGGGAGTTGTAAGCACAGGGCACAGCTTGGTCCAAGGGTAGAGATGAGAGGAAGTATGGAGGTTTGTGCACGTGGGAAGCTGTGAGGTGGGGCAGCGCCTGGGATGGGCCACATGGCAGGCAAGAGGAGCCCACTTTGCTGGAGGAATAGCATTCTCTGCCCCACTGGCCGCCAAGGGTTGGTTTTCTTGGAGAATAGGGGTGGAGTGGGAATTTGTGGGTTTCGAGGAATCTCAACTTCTCTCCTGTGACTTTCAAATCCGGCCTGCAGTTTCTCATTTCAGGGATCTTGGCGATAACAATGGAGACCTTTTCTAAAGCTTACCTGGTGAGTGGGTGCACAGAGGTCATTCCCTTCCATCCGAGCACAGGGTAACTTTGTTAAAAGCATCTATGTGTAGAGGTGATCCTAAGAACACTTCTCCAGGACTTGCTAGGAGCAGGCTCATGCCTCAGGACAGCAGAGGATGTCCAGATGCAGACAGGCTGGCAGATTTGGCTGTGGGAGGAAAGGAAGCCCCATCTGAAGCATCTCTCTTTCCAGTGCAGTgaggcagagaaggaaatggCTCCCAGGATACTTGACCCATTCTTCTAGAACACAACTTGGCTTCCTCTCAAATCTACTGAGTTTTCATCGGATCACTACACAGCCTGAAAGCCCCAGCCTCCAGCTGGGTTTGCATCTACTGCTCCTCTCTGAGCACGAGGCAGCTGGAACGGTGATCCTCCCTGTTCTGCCCGTGCTGGCCGCTGCCCGAACACCTTGCCCTCTCTCCTGCACATGAGCCTCTCATCTTTGACTCACTCCTGACCACTCAAGACAACCTGTATGTCTTTTCCTCCcggaggccttccctgacctccaTGGCTGCTTCCTGTGCTCCCACAACTCTGTGGACTTACCTGTCTATAGCATACGCTAAGTTCTGTGTGGGTAGAATGTGTCTGAGCATCTTGGTAGCCCAAGGAGGCCCAAGTAGGCACAGAGTAGACACCTAACACAAGGCTGGATGGGTGGAGGTGGGTGAATGATGGAAGGAGCATCCTTGCAAATCACACCCCACACCCAggccttcccacctcccctccctctgcccccaaaGCCCAAGCCAGGTCCTTCCATCTCTGTGTCCCTCGGCCTGGGTAGGCTGTGGTTGCTCCCTGCATTCTCGGAGGGCagagagaatagaaggatggttgTACAGTTTacccagcagaggcaggagacCCTTGGCAAAGATCTGCCCATTCCCCAGACTTCGCCCTCCTGGGCTGAGCCCCTTTTAGAACCATAGGCCTCCTGCGTTGCGTACCTGAACACAGGGACACTCTCACTGCAAAGAAACCCACTGCAGTGTAAATGGCAGCAGATTCCACGTATGCATATTTTCCTCACTACGTGGGTTTGCACTTGGCAAAGGACTCTTGCAATGATGCTTAGCCAGAGGGGACGATGAACACAGCCATTTCAGGGACCATCGCGGGTGGGCGGAGAAAATAGGGCTGGCACTAGAATGTGTGGGGATAGGTCACTTTCAGAGCTCCTCCTGCCCTTTCTGGTGGGGAAGCGGCTGGGTGAGGGGTCATTTGTGTGTCAAGTCCCTGACACTTGGCATATCTGATGTGGGATGGTCAGGGCTGGCTTTGAGGGGGAGATGGCAGTGGGGTGTCTTTACTGCAAAGCTCTTTGATCCGAAGGCAGCTCTTGGGTTCTCCTAATTTGTACCATAGAAGGTGAGGGCCAGCTGGGCCCTCCTCAGCGCTCAGTGGCTCAGCTCCTGCGTGAGGGCGGGGGCCTCGGGTCCAGTGACAGGCAGTCTCTCCTGAGGCTACAGGGGAAGCTCCTGCAAGCATGGCGGGGACCTAGGCCCAGATATCCACCCTTTGAAGAGCCGTTACCTTTATTTTTCACCTGCAGAAGAGGTTGTGCCTGGTGACGAACCTCATCAGCCTCCTTTGCGTGCTGTCCGGCCTCTTTGTCATTGCCAAGGATCTCTTTCTGGAAAGCCCATTTGAGTCCCCCATTTGGAGAATGTACCCCAACTCCACGGTGAGTGCCCAGGCCCGGAGGGACCTCTGACTTCAATGAAGCTGCTGCCTCAGGCTTAGCCAACAGGTTTCCAGGTCACGGAAAACCTCTCCTGGAGCCCAGGTGTGGCCGCTCAGCCCTTGGCCAACCTGTTCCTGTCCCTCCCAAGGTGTGGTGGAAAGGGGGGTTACCAGGCTGCCCACTGGTCAGCATCATGGAGTCCAAGTCCactttcacagatggggaaatgggGCCAGAGATGGGGAGGAGCCTGCCTGAGGTCAAGCAGCAACGGGGCTGCAAATCCAGGACCACAGCCTAGAACTGCAGATTTCCCGGCCAGGGCTCAAAGCATGAGTCCCTGGGGTGTGATCACACAGGGGTGTGATCCAGGAGCCTCGCAAAGCTGGCCAAGTCCACCTTGTTACCCTCATCCTCTGGGAGTAAACACTGAGGTCCAGACAGGCTACATCAGTGGGTCCTTGACTCCAAGCCTGGTGCCCTTTTCACCACACCACCGCTGCCTCTGAAGCAGAAGGTGGACCAGCCACTATACTACAGGCTGGATGCCTCTGGGCCAGgctctaagaattttttttttttttttttggtgggggcggggatagagtctcattcttgttacccacgctggagtgtagtggcatgatcagggctcactgtaacttccaccacccagattcaagcaattctcctgcctaagccccccacggagctgggattacaggcacctgccatcacaccctgctaatttttgtatttttagtagagacagggtttcaccatgttggcgaggctggtatcgaactcctgaccttgtgatctgcccacctcggccttccaaagtgctaggattacaggcatgagccaccgtgcccacaaGGATTCTGACCGTAGTGGTTTGCTATTCCTTGTCTCCTcccagcacatacacacacacgcatgcagaGCATACCACATGCATGTGCGAGCATGCGTGGACACACACATGTGCTCACACATACATATGCTTCCCCACCAAATGCATGTGATACTATGAGATGTCTCCCAGCTGCACAGCCATCGTCTCATAGCTCTTCCCCCACCAACTGTAAAGCATATTCCCTCACTCTGGGACTAGGTATCCCCATCTGTCAAGTAGGCTTAGATCAGATGACCCTAAGGCTACCTTCAGTCTTCCCAGGGACGCATGAGATTCTCCAGCCCTCAAACGTTGGGCCAACACTCACCAAACATGTATATGTGCCAGGCGATGAGTGTAGAGCAGTGACCAAGACAGACCCAGTCCCCATCCCACAGAGAtccaccctgccctccccacGCACACCTGGGAGCAGAAGCCCCTACTGTTCTCCAATGTGGATCTGATCCTAGCTGGCTAAGCCCACATACTGTGTGCAGACACCCAGCGAGGCCTcgccctgccttccctccctttcccctttcaGGTCCACATCCAGAGGCTAGAGCTGGCATTGCTCTGCTTCACTGTCCTAGAGCTCTTCCTGCCGGTGCCCACGGCTCTCACAGCCTGGAAAGGGGACCGCACATCTGCAAAGGTAAGACCCTTCCTGGGAAGACAAGCCCTCAAAAAATGGGGGCACGAGGCAGCAGAGGGCTCAGAAAGGAAAGACATTGGGATTAGAAGAGGAGCGTGTTTCCTTCACTCCTCACGTTGCTGAGGATTCCCTGAGTGGCGGCCCACAGTCCAGGAGAGGGGCCAAGGCATGAGGGCGAGAGAGGAGGCCGGTCCAAGGAGAAAAGGGTGAGGCTGCCAGAGGGGAAATTCCATGGGTGCCCAGAACAACAGGCGACTGTGCTGCCAGCTCTGAAAGCCCCGGGGAAATTGCATCAGGGAGGCCGTGGTGACTGGGCAGGATTCGGCCCCGCAGGCACCGATGGAAGGGGGACTTTCAGCAGAGCAACAGCAGGAGCACTGGCTTGGAGACAGGATAGGGAAGGCCTGGGGAAGCTGCAGTGTGTGTGGAGTTTGGCTGTGGTAGAAACAAGTGAGAGAAGGAGTCATCAAAGATTGGGCACTTCAGGCATTCCAGGGACTCTGTTGAATCCATCAATGAATCCATcgatggctggatggatggaacCGGTGGATGGAATGGGTGGACAGATGGGCGGATGGATGGGTGCGCGGATGGAcggaatgggtggatggatggatgggtgggtggatggacagaatgggtggatggatggatggatgggtgggtggatggacagaatgggtagatggatggatggatgggtggatgtatgggtgggtggatggatgggtgggtggatggatggatgggtggatcaatggatggatggatgggtggatggatgggtgggtggatggacagaatgggtggatgggtggatgggtggatgaatgggtgggtggatggatggaatgggtggatggatggaatgggtggatggatggatgggtgaatggacgggtgggtgggtggatagatggatggatggatggaaggatggatgatggatgaatggatatagATACACAgataatatagataaatatagcTGTATTTAACTTCATCTTCTCAACAACcctttttttaagactgagtctcactctgtcacccaggctagagtacagtggcatgatctctgctcactgcaatctccacttcctgagttcaagcaattctctcacctcagcctctcaagtaactgggactacaggcatgtgccaccacacctggctaatttttgtatttttttaagtagagacgaggttttgccctcttggtcaggctgatctcaaactctcgacctcaagcgatctgccggccttggcctcccaaaatgctgggattacaggcatgagccaccgggcccagccctCAAAAACCCATTGAGGTACTTAAATTCCCATACTACAGACTAGtaagctgaggttcagagaggtcacATCACTTCCTAAGGCAAAGCAGCCAGTAAGAAGATCCAGAACTCAGCCTGAGCTACGTCTAACCCACAGCCTTGCCCTTGTCTACTCGTGGGGTTGGCAGAGTGGCAGACTGGgctagatatattttaaaagagaaggcAAGTCTCTCCCTACCACAAAGATCCTGAGTAGTTCAGGATAaggatgttttattttaaaaattaatgaataaaaaaggaagaacctGACCAGAAGTGATTTCCAagtctcatttctttaaaaaaaaaaaaaaaagaaagaaaattcatattACAATTTCAACTttagaaaactgtaaaaaaaaaaaaaaatgtgtcagccaggcacggtggctcacacctctaatcccagcactttgagagtcagaggcaggcggattgcctgaggtccggagttcaagaccagcttgactaacgtagagaaacctgtttctactaaaaatacaaaattagctgggtgtagtggcacatgcctgtaatcccagctacttgggactctgaggcaggagaatctcttgaacctggggcCAGAGGCtgggtgagctgaggttgcaccatgacactccagcctgggcaacaagagccaaactccatctcaaaaaaaaaaaaaaaggtgccaaATCCCCCACAATTCTGCAAGTTTGGCACTGATTTTCATGTTAGTGACCTCATCACACACCGAGTGTTCACTTAATGCATATATAAGTTGATAGCCTCTGAGTTTCATTTAACATCAAGCAGAGAAGTTGTCTTAGTTCATGCCTGGCTGCCTGGTAGAAAGTCTTCTCATTAAGACATCAGAGAACCAGATGGGGGCCTTGAGTCACTGAGGCCAACCCCACTTTTAAggatgggggaaactgaggccccataCCTAGCTTCAGGTATGAGCAATCATTGTTCCTATTTTGTAGGGCTAAGGGCCCCACAGGGTTGTGGGGtatcccttatgctgtgctgaggcgcaggatctgtgaaataaagaaacaggacacggaagtacaaggaaaatgccGCTGGGCTCGGGGGACCATGCCACCTATAagcggagtcaggcgaggccccgaatgtccagaagcgtcagtatttattgtgtataggttgggggcagggcagtgagtgaagtcatctttaagaatagtgatagggtcatgagcaataaaacaaggggtccacccccatcaggtcacctaggccagaggTGGACAGTGCACATCAAGGAGTCCATTCCCATTAGGTCATCGAGGCAAGGGTCGTGTGCGGTAAGGGGTCcaccccattaggtcaccaaggcatggaggtgggccgtgcacagtgaagagggtgcagtgtgcaatacctcTATCTATGAGCAAGCTACTAAGAAGacttataggaggatgctttaagtcgcacagcagtgacagagctgtcagggtctacgccacctgctgg
It contains:
- the MS4A10 gene encoding membrane-spanning 4-domains subfamily A member 10, translating into MKAEATVTPSSGAWGLPSWQVLSSAQPWETNLSQNMTQPRILAARQHKESQQRSGLLKELGAFHIAIALLHVAFGGYLASRVKSLHLVVLKSWYPFWGAASFLISGILAITMETFSKAYLKRLCLVTNLISLLCVLSGLFVIAKDLFLESPFESPIWRMYPNSTVHIQRLELALLCFTVLELFLPVPTALTAWKGDRTSAKNNDDACLVPNPPLHLKGLPVEPPPSYQSVFKVTPAQYKQHQRLREVNQVAQGTWIFSDGARTWIQTAN